A genomic segment from Clostridium pasteurianum BC1 encodes:
- a CDS encoding O-acetyl-ADP-ribose deacetylase, which yields MVKGGDNVNYEIYNNKIKLIKADITTLKVDAIVNAANSGLLGGGGVDGAIHKAGGHKIHEECMKFRNKKGRCHTGEAAITTGGKLKAKYVIHTVGPMWNGGYNNEEELLGKCYENSINLAVENEVRTIAFPNISTGVYGFPKKLAAEIALKKILEVMKTNKNIDQIIFVCFDDENYNIYHEMMRGIQ from the coding sequence ATGGTAAAAGGAGGGGATAATGTGAATTATGAAATATATAATAATAAAATCAAACTTATAAAAGCTGATATAACTACTTTAAAAGTGGATGCTATTGTAAATGCAGCTAATAGTGGACTTTTAGGTGGAGGAGGTGTGGATGGAGCAATTCACAAAGCAGGTGGACATAAAATCCATGAAGAGTGCATGAAATTTAGGAATAAAAAAGGTAGATGTCATACTGGAGAAGCTGCAATTACCACAGGTGGAAAGCTCAAAGCCAAATATGTTATTCATACAGTAGGTCCAATGTGGAATGGCGGATATAACAATGAAGAGGAATTATTAGGTAAATGCTATGAAAACAGCATTAATTTAGCTGTTGAAAACGAAGTTAGAACCATTGCATTTCCAAATATAAGCACAGGCGTATATGGATTTCCTAAAAAATTAGCAGCTGAAATCGCACTTAAAAAAATTTTAGAAGTTATGAAAACCAATAAAAATATTGATCAAATTATATTTGTATGCTTTGATGATGAAAATTATAATATATATCATGAAATGATGAGGGGAATACAATGA
- a CDS encoding GNAT family N-acetyltransferase, whose product MSKLKIKNAQKIVIRKAIEEDTAEIVEYMLSIGGESDNLTFGEGELKMTIEAEENFIKDINSRDNAIMIVAILDNKIIGSAALRAGEKKRIRHVGEFGITVRKAYWGQGVGSTLLNYLIEWTKATGIIKKINLRVRDDNKNAIKLYEKYGFQQEGVITREFYIKGEFYDAIFMGLKID is encoded by the coding sequence ATGAGTAAATTGAAAATTAAAAATGCACAGAAAATAGTAATTAGAAAAGCTATAGAAGAAGATACCGCTGAAATAGTAGAATATATGCTGTCTATTGGTGGAGAGTCTGACAATTTGACCTTTGGAGAAGGAGAACTTAAAATGACTATTGAAGCTGAGGAAAATTTTATAAAAGACATAAATAGCAGAGATAATGCAATAATGATTGTAGCTATATTAGATAATAAAATAATTGGATCAGCTGCACTGAGAGCAGGTGAGAAGAAGAGAATAAGACATGTAGGTGAGTTTGGAATAACTGTAAGAAAAGCTTACTGGGGTCAGGGAGTAGGAAGTACACTTTTAAATTATTTAATAGAGTGGACAAAGGCTACAGGTATAATAAAAAAAATTAATTTAAGAGTTAGAGATGACAATAAAAATGCCATAAAATTATATGAGAAATATGGGTTTCAACAGGAAGGGGTTATTACTAGAGAGTTCTATATAAAGGGTGAATTTTATGATGCTATTTTTATGGGACTTAAAATTGATTGA
- the ilvA gene encoding threonine ammonia-lyase — translation MEQNSVVETENEKNYITLDDVLEAKKRIEGICINTKLIYSSEFSKESGNEVYIKPENLQITGAFKLRGALNKISKLSEEQKKRGLIASSAGNHAQGVAYSASKLGIKATIVMPETTPLIKVQATKSYGANVVLKGQIYDEAYEEAKRLERENGYTFIHPFDDEDVMAGQGTIALEIIDELKDVDAILVPIGGGGLISGIAVAAKSINPDIKVIGVQSDGASAMKVSFDTGILTASDKVDTIADGAAVKQPGDKTFEVVKQYVDEIVTVSDCELIEAAFILLEKHKLVAEATGVMSLAALKRLDFKGKKVVSLISGGNIDVVTIASMLNNGLLSRGRIFCFSVKLQDSPGQLLKISEILADQKANVIKLDHNQFKAIDRLKDVMLEVTVETNGHEHIKEIVKALNEAGYDVYKVY, via the coding sequence GTGGAACAAAATTCAGTAGTAGAAACAGAAAATGAAAAAAATTACATTACTTTAGATGATGTATTAGAGGCAAAAAAGAGAATAGAAGGCATATGTATAAACACGAAGTTAATATATAGTTCAGAATTTAGCAAAGAAAGTGGTAATGAAGTTTATATAAAACCTGAAAATCTTCAAATTACTGGTGCGTTTAAGTTAAGAGGAGCATTAAATAAAATAAGTAAACTAAGTGAAGAACAGAAAAAAAGAGGCTTAATAGCATCTTCAGCAGGAAATCACGCACAAGGAGTTGCTTATTCTGCAAGTAAACTTGGAATTAAAGCAACTATCGTTATGCCAGAAACTACACCTCTAATAAAGGTACAAGCAACTAAAAGTTATGGAGCAAATGTAGTTCTTAAGGGACAGATATATGATGAAGCTTATGAAGAGGCTAAAAGATTAGAAAGAGAGAATGGATATACTTTTATACATCCTTTTGATGATGAGGACGTTATGGCTGGGCAGGGAACCATAGCTCTTGAAATAATAGATGAATTAAAAGATGTAGATGCCATTTTGGTACCAATAGGCGGCGGCGGTTTAATAAGTGGTATAGCGGTAGCAGCAAAGTCTATTAATCCAGATATAAAAGTTATAGGAGTTCAGTCAGATGGAGCAAGTGCTATGAAGGTATCCTTTGATACCGGAATATTAACTGCTTCAGATAAAGTTGATACTATTGCAGATGGAGCAGCTGTAAAGCAACCTGGAGATAAAACTTTTGAGGTTGTTAAACAATATGTTGATGAAATTGTTACTGTAAGTGATTGTGAACTCATTGAAGCTGCATTTATACTTTTGGAAAAACATAAACTTGTAGCAGAAGCCACAGGAGTAATGTCTTTAGCAGCTTTAAAGAGGTTAGATTTTAAAGGGAAAAAGGTAGTTTCATTAATAAGTGGAGGTAATATTGATGTAGTAACTATAGCATCAATGCTAAATAATGGACTATTGTCTAGAGGTAGAATATTCTGTTTCTCAGTTAAATTACAAGATTCCCCAGGACAATTATTAAAGATATCAGAAATACTAGCTGATCAAAAAGCTAATGTAATAAAATTAGACCATAACCAATTCAAAGCTATTGATAGGTTAAAGGATGTCATGCTTGAAGTAACTGTTGAAACCAATGGGCATGAACATATAAAAGAAATAGTAAAGGCATTAAATGAAGCAGGATATGATGTTTATAAAGTTTATTAA
- a CDS encoding trans-sulfuration enzyme family protein, with amino-acid sequence MGDHCRRLETIMVQGCREREDTTGAISTPIYQSATFRHRGLNKSTGYDYSRSENPTREELEKTIAKLEGGKSGYAFSTGMAAIDAVARLFSPKDHIIVSEDLYGGTYRLFEQVYKKYGVETTYVDTTDIEKVEAVLRKNTKAIFIETPSNPMMRITDIEKITSIARPLEILTIVDNTFLSPYFQRPLLLGADIVIHSGTKFLGGHNDTLSGIIVANKFIEELRFTQVSTGAVLSPFDSWLILRGIKTLSIRVEKQQENAIKISNWLNECKAVKEVFYPGLKNHKGYDISIKQATGFGSMISFNVNEKESIERVLEKLEVIYFAESLGGVESLITYPYTQTHAAIPEDIRNRIGIKDTLLRLSVGIENVEDLIEDLDRALNY; translated from the coding sequence ATGGGAGATCATTGTAGACGCTTAGAAACAATTATGGTACAGGGATGTAGAGAAAGAGAGGATACAACTGGGGCCATAAGTACGCCTATATATCAAAGTGCAACCTTTAGACATAGGGGATTAAATAAGAGTACAGGATACGATTATTCAAGATCGGAAAATCCAACAAGGGAGGAACTTGAAAAAACAATTGCTAAGCTTGAAGGAGGTAAATCGGGCTACGCTTTTTCTACAGGAATGGCCGCTATAGATGCGGTGGCAAGGCTCTTTTCACCTAAGGATCACATAATTGTATCGGAAGATTTATACGGGGGTACTTATAGACTATTTGAACAGGTATATAAAAAATATGGTGTTGAAACTACTTATGTAGACACAACAGATATAGAAAAAGTTGAAGCTGTCTTGAGAAAAAATACTAAAGCAATTTTTATAGAAACCCCTTCAAATCCTATGATGAGAATAACAGATATAGAGAAAATAACATCTATAGCAAGGCCATTAGAAATATTGACTATAGTAGATAATACTTTCCTAAGTCCATATTTTCAAAGACCATTGCTTTTAGGAGCTGATATAGTAATTCATAGTGGAACAAAGTTTTTGGGAGGACATAATGATACTCTTTCAGGAATTATAGTTGCAAATAAATTTATTGAAGAATTAAGATTCACTCAAGTATCTACAGGGGCAGTACTTTCTCCATTTGATAGCTGGCTTATATTAAGAGGAATAAAAACCCTATCCATAAGAGTTGAAAAGCAGCAGGAAAATGCAATTAAAATATCCAACTGGCTTAATGAGTGTAAAGCTGTTAAAGAGGTCTTCTATCCTGGACTTAAAAATCATAAAGGATATGACATATCAATTAAGCAGGCTACAGGCTTTGGATCAATGATTTCCTTCAATGTGAATGAAAAAGAAAGTATTGAAAGAGTACTTGAAAAGCTTGAAGTCATATACTTTGCAGAAAGTTTAGGCGGAGTTGAGAGCCTTATAACTTATCCGTATACACAGACTCATGCAGCTATACCCGAAGATATAAGAAATAGAATAGGTATTAAAGATACACTTTTAAGACTTTCAGTAGGAATTGAAAATGTGGAGGATTTAATAGAGGATCTTGATAGAGCTTTAAATTATTAA
- a CDS encoding trans-sulfuration enzyme family protein — translation MDFGTKLIHNGNEIDKNTGALSLPIYHASTFHQFDIDNFSKYDYSRSGNPTREALENTIAVLEEGDSGFAFSSGMAAISSVLSIFSAGDHILVCKDVYGGTYRVTSSFFTKFNVETTFVDASNIGEIKERIKSNTKAIFLETPSNPLLKITDLRAVIKVAKEHNIVVIVDNTFMSPYLQNPIKLGADIVVNSATKFIGGHSDVISGLVAVKGKELSDKVKFVQNSFGAVLGPQDCWLLLRGIKTLKVRLDYQQKSALKLAKWLKEQEEVAKVYYPGLSDHPSSNIHLSQARGGGAVLSFEAKDDAVAINFMKKVKLAAVAVSLGGVETIVSYPAKMSHAAIPKEEREALGIKDSLIRVSLGLEDTDDIIEDFKIALSTK, via the coding sequence ATGGATTTTGGAACAAAGCTTATTCATAATGGAAACGAAATAGATAAAAATACGGGAGCATTAAGTTTACCTATATATCACGCATCTACTTTTCATCAGTTTGACATAGATAATTTCAGTAAATATGATTATTCCAGGTCTGGTAATCCTACTAGAGAAGCACTTGAAAACACTATAGCTGTTTTAGAAGAAGGAGATAGTGGGTTTGCATTTTCTTCAGGTATGGCTGCTATATCTTCAGTATTATCTATTTTCTCTGCAGGAGATCACATTTTAGTCTGTAAAGATGTTTATGGCGGTACTTACAGAGTAACTTCCTCATTTTTTACAAAATTTAATGTGGAAACTACCTTCGTGGATGCTTCTAATATTGGAGAGATTAAGGAAAGAATAAAGAGTAATACTAAGGCAATATTTCTTGAAACGCCTTCTAATCCTCTTTTAAAGATAACTGATTTAAGAGCAGTTATAAAAGTAGCTAAGGAACATAACATTGTAGTTATTGTGGATAATACTTTTATGTCTCCTTATCTGCAAAATCCTATTAAATTAGGGGCGGATATTGTAGTTAACAGTGCTACAAAGTTTATTGGAGGACATAGTGACGTTATAAGCGGACTGGTGGCAGTTAAAGGGAAAGAGCTTTCAGATAAAGTAAAGTTTGTACAAAATTCCTTTGGAGCTGTCTTGGGACCCCAGGATTGTTGGCTGCTGTTAAGAGGAATTAAAACCCTTAAGGTCAGACTTGATTATCAGCAAAAAAGTGCATTGAAATTGGCAAAATGGCTTAAAGAGCAGGAGGAAGTGGCTAAGGTTTACTATCCTGGACTTTCTGATCATCCTAGCAGTAATATTCATCTTTCACAGGCTAGAGGTGGTGGTGCAGTTCTTTCTTTTGAAGCTAAAGATGATGCTGTGGCTATAAATTTTATGAAAAAGGTTAAACTTGCAGCAGTGGCTGTTAGTCTTGGAGGAGTAGAAACTATAGTTTCATATCCTGCTAAGATGTCCCATGCGGCCATACCTAAGGAAGAAAGGGAAGCTTTAGGTATTAAGGATAGTCTTATAAGAGTTTCTTTGGGGCTTGAGGATACAGATGATATAATAGAAGATTTTAAGATAGCCCTTTCAACAAAATGA
- a CDS encoding beta-class carbonic anhydrase, giving the protein MSKLQEILDYNRFFVENKEYVKYRTSKEPNKKLVILSCMDTRLTELLPKALNLKNGDVKLIKNAGASIMHPFGSIIRSIVVAVYEFKADEVLVIGHYGCGMSNLNGDKILEKAIERGISEEVITTLCNAGIDIKKWLHGFDSVEESIKESVELIKNHPLIPKDIKIHGLIIDPETGKLEVIVNGYE; this is encoded by the coding sequence ATGAGCAAGTTACAAGAAATATTAGACTATAATCGATTTTTTGTAGAAAATAAAGAATATGTTAAGTATAGGACATCGAAAGAACCAAATAAGAAGCTAGTAATTTTGTCATGCATGGATACTAGATTAACAGAGCTTCTTCCAAAGGCACTAAACCTTAAAAATGGTGATGTTAAGCTTATTAAGAATGCTGGTGCTTCTATAATGCATCCATTTGGCAGTATAATAAGAAGTATTGTAGTTGCTGTTTATGAATTCAAAGCGGATGAAGTATTAGTAATTGGACATTATGGTTGTGGTATGAGTAACTTAAATGGAGATAAAATTTTAGAAAAAGCGATAGAAAGAGGTATCTCCGAAGAGGTTATAACAACTTTATGTAATGCAGGAATTGATATAAAAAAATGGTTGCATGGCTTTGATTCTGTAGAGGAATCTATTAAAGAGAGTGTGGAATTGATAAAAAATCACCCTCTAATACCTAAGGATATAAAAATACATGGTCTAATAATAGATCCAGAAACAGGAAAATTAGAAGTTATTGTTAATGGATATGAATAG
- a CDS encoding HelD family protein: MDRINEEKELEMSYLEKTLEFVKKSLIRSENELQERVSKLISSGKDMWENSSHSSNDFDKIPEMTEHLMEVNKDNRNFYKVEKEIKKYKAMLEAPYFGRFDFKEDNFDGEDKIYIGLHNLMDSDSNEIYVYDWRAPISSIFYRMELGKADYISPVGEITGEVTLKRQYKIERSQIQYFFDSSITINDEILQNVLSRNSSTKMKNIVETVQKEQDIIIRDTDNELLIVQGVAGSGKTSIALHRIAFLLYMSLRLNSNNIIIISPNSIFSNYISNVLPELGEENVREITYEGIVREVINNNTLKIENRNNALEFIINNQQSVKSSQKVKSIEFKSSLEFVKLLDRLLDYYEHKLIYFQDIYYDGKIIETKGQLKNLFLNNKINMPMTKRLKRIENIILHKVHPMRRKRLGKIENIVKNSYGHEFEEKSFSRLLAIKEANVFMKKLRSFTDISYFQVYKSLFFKKGLFFKLAKGLKLPENIEEIIAETIDNLSKGFISFEDSAPLLYIKLKVEGSEEFKEMKQVVIDEAQDYYPIHYKIFSILFRTARFTVLGDINQSIEKNKYKDIYDEIENILNKKRSLKLFLKKGYRSSFEINSFAKKLLNSNEYLNAFERHEEKPEIIVKNSLEEVNEGIKITAANYYKQGYKSIAVVCKTEGEKCKAYESLKKIMDVKLLDENNREVKSGTVIVSSYMAKGLEFDGVIIYNAAVSVYSTELDKKLLYIACTRPLHKLTIYSMGENSMFIR; this comes from the coding sequence ATGGATAGAATTAATGAAGAAAAAGAATTAGAAATGAGTTATTTAGAAAAAACTCTGGAATTCGTTAAAAAATCATTGATAAGGTCAGAAAATGAGCTTCAGGAAAGAGTGAGTAAACTTATTAGCTCAGGAAAGGATATGTGGGAAAATAGTTCCCATTCTTCTAATGATTTTGATAAAATCCCCGAAATGACTGAACACCTTATGGAAGTAAATAAAGATAACAGAAATTTTTATAAGGTAGAAAAAGAAATAAAAAAATATAAAGCTATGCTTGAAGCACCCTATTTCGGAAGATTTGATTTTAAAGAAGATAATTTTGATGGGGAGGATAAAATATATATAGGGCTTCACAATTTAATGGATTCAGATAGTAATGAAATATATGTTTATGATTGGCGTGCGCCTATTTCCAGTATATTTTATAGAATGGAACTTGGAAAAGCTGATTATATTTCACCGGTAGGTGAAATTACAGGTGAAGTTACATTAAAAAGGCAGTATAAAATAGAAAGATCTCAGATTCAATATTTTTTTGACAGCAGCATTACTATTAATGATGAAATCCTTCAGAATGTGCTAAGCAGAAATTCCTCTACTAAGATGAAAAATATAGTTGAAACTGTACAAAAAGAACAGGATATAATTATAAGAGATACTGATAATGAGCTTCTAATAGTTCAAGGAGTGGCGGGAAGTGGAAAGACATCTATAGCACTTCATAGAATTGCATTTTTGCTTTATATGAGTTTAAGACTGAATTCTAATAATATAATTATAATTTCTCCTAATTCTATTTTTAGTAATTACATATCAAATGTATTACCGGAGCTAGGAGAAGAGAATGTAAGAGAAATTACTTATGAGGGGATCGTAAGAGAAGTCATAAACAATAATACATTAAAAATTGAGAATAGAAATAATGCTTTAGAATTTATAATAAATAATCAGCAGTCAGTAAAAAGCAGCCAAAAGGTTAAAAGTATTGAGTTTAAGAGCTCTTTAGAATTTGTAAAATTATTAGATAGATTGTTAGATTATTATGAGCATAAGCTTATTTACTTTCAGGATATATATTATGATGGTAAAATTATTGAAACGAAAGGACAGCTAAAAAATTTATTTCTAAATAATAAGATTAATATGCCTATGACAAAAAGACTTAAGCGAATTGAAAATATTATATTGCATAAGGTTCATCCTATGAGAAGAAAAAGGCTTGGTAAAATAGAAAATATAGTTAAAAATAGTTATGGTCATGAGTTTGAAGAAAAGTCCTTTAGCAGACTTTTAGCCATAAAAGAAGCAAATGTGTTTATGAAAAAGCTGAGAAGCTTTACGGACATATCTTATTTTCAGGTATATAAAAGTTTATTTTTTAAAAAGGGCTTATTTTTTAAACTGGCAAAGGGTTTAAAACTGCCTGAAAACATTGAAGAAATAATAGCCGAAACTATTGATAATTTAAGCAAGGGTTTTATCTCCTTTGAGGATTCAGCACCTCTTTTATATATTAAGCTAAAAGTTGAAGGCAGTGAAGAATTTAAGGAAATGAAGCAGGTAGTTATAGATGAAGCTCAGGACTATTATCCAATTCACTATAAGATATTTAGTATATTATTCAGGACAGCAAGATTTACTGTACTTGGAGACATAAATCAATCTATTGAAAAGAATAAGTATAAGGATATTTATGATGAAATTGAAAATATATTAAATAAGAAAAGATCTTTAAAGCTATTTTTGAAGAAAGGTTATAGATCTTCTTTTGAAATAAATTCATTTGCTAAAAAGCTTTTAAATAGTAATGAATATTTAAATGCCTTTGAAAGGCATGAGGAAAAACCAGAGATTATAGTGAAGAATAGTTTAGAAGAAGTTAATGAGGGAATTAAAATTACTGCTGCTAATTATTATAAGCAGGGCTATAAATCTATAGCTGTTGTATGTAAAACCGAAGGGGAAAAGTGTAAAGCTTATGAAAGTTTGAAGAAAATTATGGATGTAAAACTATTAGATGAAAATAATAGAGAAGTGAAAAGTGGTACTGTTATTGTATCATCTTATATGGCAAAGGGTTTAGAATTTGATGGAGTTATAATATACAATGCTGCTGTCAGTGTTTACTCAACAGAATTAGACAAAAAATTATTATATATAGCTTGCACAAGGCCCCTTCATAAACTGACTATATATTCTATGGGGGAAAATAGTATGTTTATCCGATAA
- a CDS encoding TspO/MBR family protein — translation MVNIFKVNDKSEIFKAFFSIIIAEAVGALSAFLGGVNSSSYEVLKKPIIAPPAYVFPIVWPILYLLMGLAAYRIWETGKQGKNIRKALLFYVFQLLFNFLWAILFFRLRLYGLAFVELLILFIFIMSTTFEFFKYDRFSGLLMIPYIAGVSFAAVLNFAIWFLNC, via the coding sequence ATGGTTAATATATTTAAAGTTAATGATAAGAGCGAAATATTCAAAGCTTTTTTTAGTATTATTATTGCAGAAGCAGTAGGAGCATTAAGTGCTTTTTTAGGGGGTGTAAATTCCAGTAGTTATGAGGTTTTAAAAAAGCCAATAATTGCACCGCCAGCCTATGTGTTTCCAATAGTATGGCCTATTTTATATTTATTAATGGGACTGGCTGCCTATAGAATATGGGAAACAGGTAAACAGGGTAAAAATATAAGAAAAGCTTTATTGTTTTACGTTTTTCAGCTTTTATTCAATTTTTTATGGGCAATCTTGTTTTTTAGATTGAGATTATATGGACTTGCTTTTGTGGAATTATTAATTTTATTTATATTTATAATGTCAACTACCTTTGAATTTTTTAAATATGACAGATTTTCAGGGCTTCTTATGATACCATACATAGCAGGGGTTTCCTTTGCGGCGGTTTTAAATTTCGCAATATGGTTTTTAAATTGTTAA
- a CDS encoding KxYKxGKxW signal peptide domain-containing protein — protein MGKQWVMAAIFIFIR, from the coding sequence ATAGGTAAACAATGGGTTATGGCTGCTATATTTATTTTTATCCGATAA